The window CCCTTTATGCCCTCCCTGGTGCCAACGCCCGCCTCACCCTGGAGGATATTGACCTGGACTACATAAACGAGGCCAGCTTTCTCCACCTCTCCTCTTTCGTCGGCGAGGAACAGCTACGGCTGGAGCGAAGCCTGCTGGAGAGGCTCTCGCCGCGGGTGAAGGTGAGCTTTGCCCCAGGACAGCTCTTCACCTCTCGGGGGCTGGGGGCCCTGGCCCCCATTATCAGAAGGAGCCACATCCTCTTCCTGAACCGGGCGGAGATTGAGGAGCTTGCCGGAGGTGACTTCCGCACCGCCACCCAGAGGCTGGGGCAGAATATGGGGTGCTCTCTGGTGGTGGTCACCCTTGGGGGAAAGGGGGGGAAGGTGTGCCATATCGGCGAGGGGCGGAACGAGCACCTCCTTGAGGCTGCTGTCCAGCCCGAGGCCATCGTGGACAGCACCGGGGCGGGGGATGCCTTTGCCGCCGGGGTCCTCTTCGGGCTACTCAAAGGGGAGAAGATAATCACCGCCGCCCGCCTTGGGGAGCTCATGGCCGCCCGCTGTCTGGGCGAGATGGGGGCCCGTTCCGGCCTGCCCACCCGGGAGGAGCTCCTCAGGACCTACCGCAAGCTCTTCAGCTAGCCTGGTCTGCGGGTGGACCTCCGCAACACGAAGAAAATGATGAGCCCCGGGACGATCCAGACGGGGCTGAAGACCAGCAGCCAGATACCCAACCCTGCCAGGCGCTGGCCGAAGCTGGCAAGGCTCCTCAGGGCTCCCCGCAGGGTCTCACCAGGGCTCCACTCGGGGCGGACCAGGGGCTGAGGGCTCTTTGAGGGCTGGAAGGAGACATCAATCTGGGACATAGCCGTGGTGCGCTCCAGGTAGTTCATCCTGCCCCTTGTCCCCTCAATCTGCCCCCGCACATTGACCAGCTCCCGCTGCACCTGGAGCATGCCTTCCACGTCCCACGCTTTCTTCAGGATTTCCAGGTACTGCGCCTCGGCCGCCTCCAGGTTCCGCAGTGAGGCCTCAAGGTCCACATATTCCTCGGTTACATCCTGGCTGCGGGTATCTTCGTTCACCACTCTAAGGGCCAGTGCCTTGAGGGAGGCCATGGCCGGCTCAAACTTCTCCGCCGGGACGCGCATGGAGATGCTGGCCCCCTCCTCCCCCTGCTGGGAGGAGTAGATGACATAGCCGCCCAGGTTTTGCGCCGTCTCCGCCGCCTTCTCCACGGCCTGGGCCAGGTCCGCCACCACCAGGACCAGGCTTCCCTGGCGGACAATCATCCTCTCCGCCGAGGGAAGCTCTGGCCCGGCGACGCCCACACTGCTGTCGCCGACATCGAATTGGGGCCCTTTGGGCGGGGCGGGTGTGGGGAAGGGGGCCGGGGTGGGGGTCGCTGCCGGCAATGGCTTGGGAGGGGCAGCGGGTTCGGGCGCGGATGGGGCCTGGGAACAGGCCGATAGAAAGGAGACCCCCAGGAGAAGCAGGAGCACCGCCAGGGACAGCCATTTCTTTGCCATATCTCACCTCTCAGTCATTATAACGGAAGATGGAATCTCAAGTTAGCCCGAAGTGAGGCATCTCTGTCGCACCCCAAGTTTCTGTGCCAGCCTGAGTCTCTCTGTCACCCCGAGTTTCCTTGTCACCCTGAGCCTCTCTGTCACCCTGAGCGGAGCGAAGGGTCTACTCCCGTCTTATACCATTCATCGCTCAAGTCCCTCCATTGGGGATTCTTTGACTCTATTAGAGCAATCTTCTTGCTCCTGAGCCAGCCCTTGATCTGTTTCTCACGGCTGATAGCCGACCCCACTTCAGGGGTCATCTCATAATACACAAGCATGGTCATATTGTACTTCTCGGTAAATCCTTTGACTAGCTTTTGCTTGTGCTCGTAGACTCGTCGCTGCAAATCGTTCGTCACACCGGTGTATAGCGTTTTGGAACGATTGCTCATTACGTAGACATAGTATTGGTTCATTCTATTGACTCTCAGACTGGTCTTGGCGTTCTCTTCATTTTACTTAACGCAGGTTCCGAATGAGCCTGGGAGATTCTTCGCTGCGCTCAGAATGACAGACACATTCACAATGACACACGCCTCAGAATGGCAGATGCGCCCAGAATGGCGAGGACATGGGCCTCTAGCTTAACAAACTTGCCCGGCGGGCGGGTCAGGGGCTGAGGGTCACCCGGGAGCCATTGGGGCCTCTGGTCACCTCCAGGCGGACGGGGAACATCTCCTTGAGATCCTCAATGTGGGTGACCAGGATTACCTTCTCAAAATCGGGGGCGATGGAGTTGATGGCCTCCACCAGCCTCTCCCTGCCTTCGGCATCCTGGGAGCCGAAGCCCTCGTCCACCACCAGGATGGGGAGGGGGGCGCCGGCCCGGCGGGCAAGGAACTTGGCCAAAGCTATCCTCAGGGCCAGGTTGATGCGGAAGGCTTCCCCCCCGCTGAACATGGCATAGCCGCGGGTGCCCCGCTCATCGGCCACCGCTATGTCCAGCGTCTCCACCACCCCGCCCCTCTTGGTGGCCTCCTGGGTCTCAAAGCGCAGGGTGAGGCGGCCCTGGGTCATCCTCGCCAGGAGGGCGTTGGCATCCTCCTCCAGCTCGGGGAGGGCCCGTTCAATGATGAGGGCGGGGGCCCCCTTCGGGCCGAAGGCCTCGGCCAGCTCCGCGTATATCCCCGCCTCCTCCCCGGCCCTCTGGCGCTCTATCGCCTTGAGTCCCTTCTCCCCCTCCCGCCGCTGTAGGTCCTCCAGACGCCCCCTCACCCGCCCCACCGCCTCCCGCAACCGGTCCCCTTCAGCCCTGGACTTTACATAATCGTCCTCTGTCTGGCTGATGGCCTGCTTTGGATGGGGCTGGGAGGCCAGCTCCGAGGCCAGGGCCCCTTTTTCTTCCAGGGCCAGGGAGCGTTTGGTTTCCTGTTTGGCCTGTTTCTCTCGGGCACTTTCCAGGGCCTGGGCTTCCGTGGGGGCGTCTTTTCCTGCCTC of the Chloroflexota bacterium genome contains:
- a CDS encoding DUF4349 domain-containing protein gives rise to the protein MAKKWLSLAVLLLLLGVSFLSACSQAPSAPEPAAPPKPLPAATPTPAPFPTPAPPKGPQFDVGDSSVGVAGPELPSAERMIVRQGSLVLVVADLAQAVEKAAETAQNLGGYVIYSSQQGEEGASISMRVPAEKFEPAMASLKALALRVVNEDTRSQDVTEEYVDLEASLRNLEAAEAQYLEILKKAWDVEGMLQVQRELVNVRGQIEGTRGRMNYLERTTAMSQIDVSFQPSKSPQPLVRPEWSPGETLRGALRSLASFGQRLAGLGIWLLVFSPVWIVPGLIIFFVLRRSTRRPG
- a CDS encoding GIY-YIG nuclease family protein, producing MNQYYVYVMSNRSKTLYTGVTNDLQRRVYEHKQKLVKGFTEKYNMTMLVYYEMTPEVGSAISREKQIKGWLRSKKIALIESKNPQWRDLSDEWYKTGVDPSLRSG